The genomic interval GCGTGGCCACGAACATGGCCAGGGCGCCCGTGCCAAAGGCCGCGATGAACCCCGGATGCCAGATCTCGCTCCAGGTGGCAGTGGCCGTCACCTTGAACAGCAACGCCGGCAGGCACAGCCACACCACCATCTTGTTGATTTCGGCGGCGGCCTTGTCACCCAGCTTGTTGGTCTTGCGGCACAGATAGCCGACGAGGATCAGGGCGAAGATCGGCGCAACAATCACGAAGATGGTGTGCATGTCAGGCCTTGCCGGCCAGCGGTGCCTGCGCGCGTGCGCCCAACCGGCTCAGCCACACGGACGCCAGGATGATCGCACCGCCGATGAACAGCCGCCCCAGCGGCTCGTGCTGGTTCCAGATCAGCAGGTTCAGCAGCAACCCCACCGGCACATGCAGGTTGTTCATGACCGCCAGCGTGCCGCCAGAAACCATGCACGCGCCCTTGTTCCACCAGTACAGGCCCAGCGCCGTCGGGCACAGGCCCAGGAACAACAGCACCAGCCATTGCACATCGGTACTCGGCAGGTGCTGGGCATTGCCGAACAGCAGGAAGGCCGGCAGCACCACCAGCAAGGCGCCCAGGTAGAAGTAGCCAAAACGCGCGTAGTGCGGCAGGTCACTGGGGTTGCGCGCGACCAGGTGGCGGTACAGCACCTGGCCGGCGGCATAGGTGAAGTTGGCCAGTTGCAGCAGCAGGAACCCGATGAAAAACTCGCCGCTGATGCTGTCGAAGCGGATCACCGCGGCACCGGCTACCGCCACCAGCGCCGCCAGCAGTGCCCATGGGTTGAAACGCCGGTTCATGGCGTCTTCGATCAGCGTCACGTGCAACGGCGTGAGGATGGTGAACAGCAGCACCTCCGGCACCGTGAGTACGCGGAAGCTCAGGTACAGGCAGACGTAGGTGATGCCGTACTGCAGTGCGCCGATCAGCAGCATCGAGCGCATGAAACGCGGTTCGACCTGGCGCCAGCGGGTCAGCGGCAGGAACACCAGGCCGGCCAGCAGCACCCGTGCGAGCACGGCGAAGTAGCTGTCGACGTGCCCGGCCAGGTACTCGCCGATCAGGCTGAAGGAAAACGCCTGGATCAGCGCGACGATTATCAGGTAGCCCATGGTTGCCTCTCGTAATCAAGGCCGCGACCTTAGCGGGTTGCGCCGAATGAGTTCAACCATTCAGGTGCCTGTCATGGTTTTTTTGTTAGGGCATAAATCGAGCGCCGCCCGCGCGGCGCATCGCGAGCACTACAAAGCTCAGTAGAGTCACAAAAAAAGCCCGGCCATTGGCCGGGCAGTACACCCAAAGGAGCAAAAACAGGTGTCAGGGTTGGGAATTCAGTAAACCTCAGGCCACTGCCGCCAGCCTGGCCTTGGCCTGGTTGACGCCTTTCTCGTGGAATTCGCCACTCATGTTCAGGCCTTCGGCATGGATGAAGTCGACATCATGAATGCCAATGAACGCCATCACCTGGCGCAGGTACGGTTCCTGATGGTCGCTGGTGGCGCCCGCATGGATACCGCCACGGGCAGTCAGGACCACGGCGCGCTTGCCGGTCAGCAGGCCCTGCGGGCCGGTGGGGGTGTACTTGAAGGTGATGCCGGCACGCAACACGTGGTCCAGCCAGGCCTTGAGGGTGCTGGGGATGGTGAAGTTGTACATGGGCGCAGCCATCACCAGCACGTCGGAGGCCAGCAATTCATCAGTCAATTCATTGGAACGGGCCAGGGCCTCAAGTTCGGCGGCGCTGCGCTGTTCTTCCGGCTTCATCCACCCACCCAGCAGGTTGGCGTCCAGGTGCGGCACCGGGTTCACGGCCAGGTCACGCACAGTAATCTGATCAGCCGGGTGAGCGGCCTGCCATTGCTGGATGAAATCACGGGTCAGCTGACGGGAAACGGAATCCTGCTGGCGGGCGCTGCTTTCGATGATCAGTACGCGGGACATGGGTGCCTCCATCGGCGAAAAGGGTGCGATTCGATGGAGGTGAGATTAAGGCTTGACCTATCGATAAAAAAGCGTAAAAAGTGGGTTCAATCAATCGATTAATCAGTTTATTCCGGGCTGCAGTTCACGGCGATCCGTAGTTTGATGATCTGCCTGTTGAATTTGGCAGTGACATCCACGCTTTTACCGGCCGGCACGTTCACCCGGCGTACCCGCGGTGCCTCCGGGCCATTGCGGAAGGTCACCTTGCACGCCGCCGGCACTTGCCCATAGTTGTTGAGGGTAATGGCGCCGATGTCGTAGGCCGTGTCATAGGCGGTGTAGTCCAGCTTGACCCCGGTCAGTTCCTTTTCCACATCGATGGGATAGGCCATGGCCCCGAGGGGCAGGCACATCAGTATTGCCGCACAATATTTCTTCATGGGCCGCTCTCCTTGAAAGAGCGCAGCTTAGGACAACAGGAGCGAAAGATGAAAGCGCCGCGCGTAACCCTTGACCAGTGGCGAACCCTGCAAGCAGTGGTCGATCACGGCGGGTTTGCCCAGGCCGCCGAGGCACTGCACCGCTCGCAGTCCTCGGTCAGCTACACCGTGGCCCGCATGCAGGAACAACTGGGTGTGCCGCTGCTGCGCATCGACGGCCGCAAGGCGGTGCTCACCGAGGCGGGCAACGTGTTGTTGCGTCGCTCTCGCCACCTGGTCAAGCAGGCCAGCCAGCTCGAAGACCTCGCCCACCATATGGAACAAGGCTGGGAAGCCGAGGTGCGCCTGGTGGTCGATGCCGCCTACCCCAGTGCCCGCCTGGTACGTGCCCTGGCCGCGTTCATGCCGCAAAGCCG from Pseudomonas fortuita carries:
- a CDS encoding carboxylate/amino acid/amine transporter, which gives rise to MGYLIIVALIQAFSFSLIGEYLAGHVDSYFAVLARVLLAGLVFLPLTRWRQVEPRFMRSMLLIGALQYGITYVCLYLSFRVLTVPEVLLFTILTPLHVTLIEDAMNRRFNPWALLAALVAVAGAAVIRFDSISGEFFIGFLLLQLANFTYAAGQVLYRHLVARNPSDLPHYARFGYFYLGALLVVLPAFLLFGNAQHLPSTDVQWLVLLFLGLCPTALGLYWWNKGACMVSGGTLAVMNNLHVPVGLLLNLLIWNQHEPLGRLFIGGAIILASVWLSRLGARAQAPLAGKA
- a CDS encoding FMN-dependent NADH-azoreductase, which encodes MSRVLIIESSARQQDSVSRQLTRDFIQQWQAAHPADQITVRDLAVNPVPHLDANLLGGWMKPEEQRSAAELEALARSNELTDELLASDVLVMAAPMYNFTIPSTLKAWLDHVLRAGITFKYTPTGPQGLLTGKRAVVLTARGGIHAGATSDHQEPYLRQVMAFIGIHDVDFIHAEGLNMSGEFHEKGVNQAKARLAAVA